The Flaviramulus sp. BrNp1-15 genome includes the window TTTTCCTAGAAATGCTTCAAACAATACATTTGGTTGCTCTGGCCATGCGATTTGCATACGGAACATCATAGACATGAAAACCCCAATAACTCCCATAATAGTACCTGTAATTAAGTACTGTTTAGCAATCATTTTGTGATCTTGACTAAATATATATTTAGTTACAAACGTTTCTTTATGATGATGTCCGTGGTCGTCTTCGTGAGCGTGGTTATCTGCGTGTGCTGACATAATCTTATATCGTTTTTCTTTTTTAAATTAGTTAATTAGAGAGTTTTTGAATTCTTTTTGCTCTTTCATCCAAGCATCGTATTCATCTTGAGTTTCAACTACAATTTTCATTTGCATATTGTAATGAGACTTTCCACATATTTTATTACAAAGTAATAAATAGTCAAACTCGTAACGTTCTAAAGCATCTTCGCCTTTAGCAACTAAAGCCTTACTATTTTCAACTCTAATTTTATTAATATTTTGAACTTTTTCAATCATTTGCGGAGTTTGACGCATATCAGCAGTAGTTACTGTTGGCGTGAAACCGAACTGAGTAATCATACCTGGTACACAGTTCATTTGCGCTCTAAAGTGAGGCATATATGCGGAATGCAAAACATCTTGTGAACGCATTTTAAATAACACTGGTCTACCAACCGGTAAATGTAATTCTGTAGTAATTACATCATCCTGTGCATTTGGGTCTGCTTCATCAAGACCTAGGATATTTGCTCGATCAATATCTATTAATCTAACATTTGCTTTTCCTAGAGTATTATCTGCTCCACCATATCTGGCTTTCCAGTTAAATTGTTGCGCGTATAATTCTACTACTAATGGATCATCACTTTCATCAACACCCATAATGTTAATCCAGGTGCTTAATCCGTAAATAATTAAACCCGCTAATACTATTACAGGAATAATTGTCCAGATTGCCTCTAATTTGTTATTATCTGCAAAGAACAAAGCTTTTTTACCTTTTTCACCTTTATACTTAAAAGCAAAATAGTGTAATAAAAACTGTGTAATAGTTTGTACTATGAAGATAATTACCATTGAGATAATCATCAAGTTATCAATAGTAGGTCCGTGCTCTGAAGCAGAATTAGACATTAATGGTAAATCGCCCCATTTTACAAAACTTACAATAGTAATAATATAAATGAAAGCTAAAAAGCCCATCATTAAATACCCATTAATTGTATTGTCTTTATCTGTAGCAACTCCTGTATTTTCACTTTTAGCCTGAGCTAAATCGAAAATCTTTACCATTTGCCAAATGGCAATTAAAATAAATACTAAAACTATAATTGTTAATAAAGCAGTCATTGGTGTCGTTCGTCTTTATTTATTTCTTAATTAATAATGAAATTCTTCGCTTTCCTTTTTAAAAGGATATCTTTTAACTAGTAATGGAGCTTTTGTTAAAGCTGTAAATACTATAAATATGAATAAACCTGCAAAAAGTAATATTGAACTAATTTCTGGT containing:
- a CDS encoding cytochrome c oxidase subunit II — its product is MTALLTIIVLVFILIAIWQMVKIFDLAQAKSENTGVATDKDNTINGYLMMGFLAFIYIITIVSFVKWGDLPLMSNSASEHGPTIDNLMIISMVIIFIVQTITQFLLHYFAFKYKGEKGKKALFFADNNKLEAIWTIIPVIVLAGLIIYGLSTWINIMGVDESDDPLVVELYAQQFNWKARYGGADNTLGKANVRLIDIDRANILGLDEADPNAQDDVITTELHLPVGRPVLFKMRSQDVLHSAYMPHFRAQMNCVPGMITQFGFTPTVTTADMRQTPQMIEKVQNINKIRVENSKALVAKGEDALERYEFDYLLLCNKICGKSHYNMQMKIVVETQDEYDAWMKEQKEFKNSLIN